In the Flagellimonas sp. HMM57 genome, one interval contains:
- a CDS encoding glycoside hydrolase family protein: MPKGKYTSIFILSILIGYHSCISQSNLDFTELLPEKLDKANIISEEGYNVWGTNILKGKDGKYHAIYSRWPKSRGHHGWATHSEIAHAISDSLTGPYKFQNLVLPPRGKEYWDGDCTHNPHVVVYEGRYYLYYMGNHGSGYWGTTPGMPSMKDDQWWVNRNHQRIGVAVTDDLNDEWERFDKPLIDIDATRRLVSTPVVSIRPDGKFLMVYKYVKEKEGMYGGKVVHVTALSNAPLGPFKDTGKPFIEAKTSKFALDDHVEWFQDGHYYCIGKDHDGSLTSYSKGTMVLYTSDEEGLDWSLAEQPLVLKAGKLFWTDNSETLCERTADMPKLYFEGGIPKALIIAVLPKDSEDSFSVVMPFKTYGDE; the protein is encoded by the coding sequence ATGCCGAAAGGAAAATACACATCTATTTTTATTCTATCAATACTGATTGGGTATCACAGCTGTATATCCCAAAGTAATTTGGACTTTACAGAGTTGCTTCCAGAAAAGCTGGATAAGGCCAACATTATTTCCGAAGAGGGCTATAATGTTTGGGGAACCAATATCCTTAAGGGAAAAGACGGGAAATATCATGCTATTTACTCACGTTGGCCAAAATCACGTGGCCATCATGGTTGGGCAACCCATTCTGAGATTGCACACGCTATTTCTGATAGTTTAACAGGGCCTTACAAGTTTCAGAATTTAGTATTGCCCCCAAGAGGTAAAGAATACTGGGACGGTGATTGCACGCATAACCCCCATGTTGTAGTGTATGAAGGTCGTTATTATCTCTATTACATGGGGAACCATGGAAGTGGGTATTGGGGTACCACACCTGGGATGCCTTCCATGAAAGACGATCAATGGTGGGTGAATCGTAATCATCAGCGAATAGGAGTTGCCGTGACAGATGATTTAAATGACGAATGGGAACGTTTTGACAAGCCTTTAATCGATATTGATGCCACACGTAGATTGGTTTCGACGCCTGTAGTCTCCATACGGCCAGATGGTAAATTTTTGATGGTTTATAAGTATGTAAAGGAAAAAGAAGGTATGTATGGTGGCAAGGTGGTACATGTTACGGCCTTATCCAATGCTCCACTGGGACCATTTAAAGATACTGGCAAACCATTTATTGAAGCCAAAACTTCAAAATTTGCACTGGATGATCATGTAGAGTGGTTTCAAGATGGTCACTATTACTGTATCGGGAAAGATCATGATGGTTCGCTTACCTCATACAGCAAAGGAACAATGGTTTTGTATACTTCAGACGAAGAAGGCTTAGATTGGTCATTGGCGGAACAACCCTTGGTATTGAAGGCAGGAAAATTGTTTTGGACGGATAACAGCGAAACCCTTTGTGAACGCACGGCAGATATGCCCAAACTGTATTTTGAAGGCGGAATCCCAAAGGCATTGATTATTGCAGTATTGCCCAAGGATAGTGAAGACTCATTTTCCGTGGTAATGCCATTTAAAACTTATGGTGACGAATAA
- a CDS encoding glycoside hydrolase family 43 protein — protein sequence MYDIIRKSNKPIIVIVFMMLCYGTSIAQTAPENFNNPILPGFYPDPSICRVGDTYYLVNSSFEWFPGLPVHKSKDLVNWEKIGHGLHRADQIVYIDGLDNSAGIFAPTIRHHKGTFYIITTMVGQKGNFIISAKDPKGPWSDPKWIADAPGIDPSLFWDDDGKCYYTGAAVVDGTQGEWQGKNGIWMQEIDPDKGVLIGEKKQLTYGHASNARWAEGPHLFKINDEYLLLIGEGGTGEYHAVTVFNSKNLWGPYVPNHANPVMTHRHLGKSHPIGQTGHADLVQTQNGEWWSVLLAKRYIDGYVTLARETFLAKVEIAKQQSGITPIYNPGVGLLQKEQERPKLDWTPVPEKKECFDFESEDLDLEWNFLRTPRYKWHDQKNGQMHVRLCPEMLTELVNPSFMGVRTRHFNYQVTTKLKFSTRKKNEQAGLAIYRRHGNNYQLVKRDNEIILIKVFQKDNKGEVLPEIITKVPFKKKEVVLSAKVEGLKVQFLYGTHKDDLVPLGPIQDYTIVTDNVAKKFNGVYVGMYATSSGQESKTEAIYDWFCISGND from the coding sequence ATGTACGATATTATAAGAAAGTCAAATAAACCGATTATAGTCATTGTGTTTATGATGCTGTGCTATGGTACATCTATAGCTCAGACAGCGCCAGAGAATTTCAATAATCCCATACTACCTGGTTTTTATCCCGATCCTTCAATTTGTCGTGTTGGGGACACCTATTACCTAGTAAATTCAAGTTTTGAATGGTTTCCTGGACTTCCCGTCCATAAGAGTAAAGACCTTGTGAATTGGGAAAAAATTGGACATGGACTGCATCGTGCCGATCAAATTGTGTATATAGACGGTTTGGATAATTCCGCAGGGATATTTGCTCCTACAATTCGTCACCATAAGGGCACTTTCTACATAATTACAACTATGGTGGGTCAAAAAGGCAACTTTATTATCAGTGCAAAAGATCCTAAAGGGCCATGGAGCGACCCCAAATGGATAGCAGATGCTCCCGGTATAGATCCCTCGCTTTTTTGGGATGACGATGGAAAATGCTATTATACTGGTGCCGCTGTAGTTGATGGTACCCAAGGTGAATGGCAGGGAAAAAATGGCATTTGGATGCAGGAAATAGATCCGGATAAAGGTGTTCTCATTGGAGAAAAAAAGCAACTTACTTATGGTCACGCTTCAAATGCGAGATGGGCCGAAGGACCACACTTGTTCAAAATTAATGATGAATACTTGTTACTTATAGGCGAAGGGGGGACAGGTGAGTACCATGCTGTTACCGTTTTTAATAGTAAAAATCTTTGGGGGCCTTATGTTCCCAACCATGCCAACCCCGTAATGACACATCGGCATTTGGGAAAATCACATCCCATTGGTCAGACAGGACATGCAGATCTGGTACAAACCCAGAATGGGGAATGGTGGAGTGTACTTTTGGCAAAGCGATATATAGATGGTTATGTGACCTTGGCACGGGAAACTTTTTTGGCAAAAGTTGAAATAGCGAAGCAGCAATCCGGGATAACCCCAATCTATAATCCTGGTGTAGGGCTTTTACAGAAAGAACAAGAAAGACCAAAATTAGATTGGACCCCTGTTCCTGAAAAGAAAGAATGTTTTGATTTTGAAAGTGAAGACCTTGATTTGGAATGGAATTTCTTACGTACGCCACGGTATAAATGGCATGACCAAAAAAACGGACAAATGCATGTCCGTCTGTGTCCTGAAATGTTAACTGAGCTTGTAAATCCATCATTCATGGGTGTTCGTACACGTCATTTCAATTATCAAGTGACTACGAAATTGAAATTTTCAACCAGAAAAAAGAATGAACAAGCGGGATTGGCAATCTATCGACGTCATGGTAATAATTATCAATTGGTAAAACGTGATAACGAAATTATCCTGATAAAGGTGTTTCAAAAAGATAATAAAGGAGAAGTACTGCCAGAAATTATTACAAAAGTTCCTTTTAAAAAGAAGGAGGTTGTTTTAAGTGCAAAAGTTGAAGGCCTAAAGGTTCAATTTTTATATGGAACACATAAAGACGATTTGGTACCCTTGGGTCCTATTCAAGATTATACCATAGTTACCGATAATGTGGCCAAAAAGTTTAATGGCGTATATGTGGGCATGTATGCCACCTCCTCAGGACAGGAAAGCAAAACGGAGGCGATTTACGACTGGTTTTGTATAAGTGGGAATGACTAG
- a CDS encoding family 16 glycosylhydrolase encodes MKTRIRALLLCLLCGISYGQLPEEIKQDYKLVWDDDFNYEDKKLDKRWESQNGPSGHILCSRWRENVEVKDGLLYLKNKKENRGGQEWTSGSIWTKKKFKYGYFECRYKYAAAETTNNSFWLMTKGKDPKKGKRFEIDINEGHYPNEVNTNVHNHTDHVITKSGKKISIRNPEAFTYEDIDFSKDFHVFGLTWDENGMVYYLDGKEIRRLKNDFCFGKTPIFLSLALVEWYGTLTDAVDGTSMKVDYVRYYKKVK; translated from the coding sequence ATGAAAACAAGAATAAGAGCACTATTGCTATGCCTTCTATGTGGTATTTCCTATGGACAATTGCCTGAGGAAATTAAACAAGATTATAAGCTGGTTTGGGATGACGATTTCAACTATGAAGATAAAAAACTAGATAAGAGGTGGGAATCGCAAAACGGTCCCAGCGGTCATATTTTGTGTAGTAGATGGCGCGAGAATGTTGAGGTGAAGGATGGCTTACTGTATCTGAAAAATAAAAAGGAAAATAGAGGCGGTCAAGAATGGACATCGGGAAGTATTTGGACAAAAAAGAAGTTTAAATATGGATATTTTGAATGTCGTTACAAATATGCCGCTGCAGAAACCACCAATAACTCCTTTTGGTTGATGACCAAAGGTAAAGATCCTAAAAAAGGGAAACGTTTTGAGATTGATATCAATGAAGGTCATTATCCCAATGAGGTAAATACGAATGTTCATAACCATACAGACCATGTTATAACAAAGAGTGGGAAGAAAATAAGTATTAGAAACCCTGAAGCCTTTACGTACGAAGACATCGATTTTTCCAAAGACTTCCACGTTTTTGGCTTAACGTGGGATGAAAATGGAATGGTGTATTATCTAGATGGAAAAGAAATCAGGCGATTGAAAAATGATTTTTGCTTCGGTAAAACCCCAATATTCCTAAGTCTGGCATTAGTAGAGTGGTATGGCACACTAACAGATGCGGTTGATGGCACTAGTATGAAAGTAGATTATGTACGATATTATAAGAAAGTCAAATAA
- a CDS encoding alpha-L-fucosidase, whose protein sequence is MKKNVLVLLIIVLYSACKTKTNTKTKFKFEENWESLKQYELPQWMKEAKFGIFIHWGPNSVAELYTDWYPRWMYMDKGSINHTTGKKVDDKPHKAYLHHKEKFGDPSEFGYKDMIPLWTMENFDAKAWVDLFKKAGAQYVVPVAEHHDGYALYESSITPYNSVAMGPKRDVYKELTDEIKKQGLISGASSHLAFNWNYYNQQDYFDTGDPKYAALYAPQHEAFAPASEEWLANTWWPRTKEIIDKYQPDILWFDFYLDRPEFAPYHKKLAAYYYNSGLERSKSVVLQTKNLNYESYPKGTHMLDLERNKMDSIYGEYWQTDTSIGKNSWYYNKNWIPKTGSELIADLVDIVSKNGCLLLNIGPRKDGIIPENQQKTLLDIGKWLQINGEAIYGAKPYTVFGEGPTKTHRGHLAESKDKGFTSEDIRFTVNNGFLYAHALVPKKGSIDINYLKKDTISIDTLKLLGYDGDISFEQTQDKLTIKLPEEIALEHTLIFKITARADL, encoded by the coding sequence ATGAAAAAAAATGTATTGGTACTCCTCATTATAGTTTTATATAGTGCCTGCAAAACCAAAACCAATACTAAAACCAAATTCAAGTTTGAAGAGAACTGGGAAAGCTTAAAACAATACGAGCTACCGCAGTGGATGAAAGAGGCCAAATTTGGTATTTTTATTCATTGGGGACCTAACTCAGTCGCTGAATTGTATACAGATTGGTATCCCAGATGGATGTATATGGATAAGGGCAGTATAAATCATACTACCGGAAAAAAAGTAGATGATAAACCCCATAAAGCATACTTACATCACAAGGAAAAATTTGGTGATCCAAGCGAGTTTGGCTACAAGGATATGATTCCACTATGGACCATGGAAAACTTTGACGCAAAAGCATGGGTGGATTTGTTCAAAAAGGCCGGGGCCCAGTACGTAGTGCCCGTGGCCGAACACCATGACGGTTATGCCCTCTACGAATCGAGCATCACGCCATACAATTCCGTAGCCATGGGTCCCAAAAGGGATGTTTATAAGGAACTTACGGACGAAATAAAAAAACAAGGACTCATAAGTGGTGCAAGTTCGCACTTAGCGTTTAATTGGAATTACTACAACCAACAAGACTATTTTGATACGGGGGATCCAAAATACGCTGCCTTATATGCCCCGCAGCATGAGGCTTTTGCCCCGGCAAGCGAGGAATGGCTGGCCAATACATGGTGGCCCAGAACCAAAGAGATTATCGATAAATATCAACCTGACATCCTTTGGTTCGATTTTTATCTTGACCGCCCCGAGTTTGCACCTTATCATAAAAAATTGGCCGCATACTATTACAATTCAGGTCTTGAACGGTCAAAGTCTGTAGTGCTACAGACCAAAAATTTAAACTATGAGTCGTACCCCAAGGGAACCCATATGTTGGACTTAGAACGTAATAAAATGGATTCCATTTATGGGGAGTACTGGCAAACGGATACGTCAATAGGAAAAAATTCTTGGTATTATAACAAAAACTGGATTCCGAAAACGGGAAGCGAGCTCATTGCGGATTTGGTGGATATTGTCAGTAAAAATGGATGCCTTCTGCTCAATATTGGACCAAGGAAAGATGGTATTATTCCTGAAAATCAACAAAAAACCTTATTGGATATCGGCAAATGGCTACAGATAAATGGCGAAGCAATCTATGGTGCCAAACCTTATACGGTTTTTGGTGAAGGACCTACGAAAACACATAGGGGTCATTTGGCCGAAAGTAAGGATAAAGGCTTTACATCTGAAGATATTCGGTTTACAGTAAATAATGGGTTTTTATATGCCCATGCATTGGTTCCAAAAAAAGGGAGTATTGACATCAACTATCTTAAAAAAGATACTATTTCTATTGATACCTTGAAGCTTTTAGGCTACGATGGAGATATTTCATTTGAACAGACCCAAGACAAACTGACCATTAAATTACCAGAAGAAATAGCTTTAGAGCATACTTTGATCTTTAAAATAACGGCCAGGGCAGATTTATAG
- a CDS encoding glycoside hydrolase family protein has product MKNLIFLVMFAALVSCNSKKNTPESSKETVSDSLKQITSEYKLELGKVAPQSMFSGGDSLSIWGGSVTKADDGVYHMFYSRWKKDLGWAWVTHSEIAHATSDSPFGPWEHKDVTLPLRGAKFWDGLCTHNPTIHKFDGKYYLYYMGNTGDGVNVCEPGKLKFNWSHRNNQRIGVAIADNPNGPWERFDTPLVDVSPNDNALDALVTNNPSIVKRPDGGYLMVYKAVGKKKEGIAGGPVVHCVATSDSPTGPFKKYDFPVFTAEGHDFPAEDPFIWYEKGKYRAIVKDMHGAFTDAGQALVLFESNDGFDWKLSSNPLLSKLQIDREGEGILKLKHLERPQLYLENGAPMALVCAADTIDAKGIIHSWNVQIPIK; this is encoded by the coding sequence ATGAAAAACTTGATTTTCTTGGTAATGTTTGCAGCTTTGGTGTCCTGCAATTCAAAAAAAAACACACCTGAGTCTTCAAAAGAAACCGTTTCGGACAGTTTGAAACAAATTACTTCGGAATATAAACTGGAATTAGGAAAGGTAGCTCCACAATCCATGTTTAGTGGGGGCGATTCCTTAAGTATTTGGGGTGGCTCCGTAACAAAAGCTGATGATGGTGTATATCATATGTTTTATTCGCGATGGAAAAAAGATTTGGGCTGGGCCTGGGTAACCCATTCAGAAATAGCCCATGCCACTTCAGACTCTCCTTTTGGTCCATGGGAACATAAAGATGTTACGTTACCCCTTCGAGGAGCCAAATTTTGGGATGGATTGTGCACCCATAACCCTACCATACATAAATTTGATGGCAAATATTATCTGTATTACATGGGCAATACAGGAGATGGAGTAAATGTATGTGAGCCTGGAAAGCTCAAATTCAATTGGAGCCATAGAAATAATCAACGCATTGGGGTGGCTATAGCCGATAATCCCAATGGACCTTGGGAACGCTTTGATACTCCTTTAGTTGATGTGAGCCCTAATGATAACGCACTGGATGCCCTTGTAACCAATAATCCTTCTATTGTCAAACGTCCAGATGGGGGTTATCTCATGGTATATAAAGCAGTGGGTAAAAAGAAGGAAGGTATTGCTGGTGGACCTGTGGTACACTGTGTTGCAACTTCTGATAGCCCTACGGGCCCTTTTAAGAAATATGATTTTCCGGTCTTTACGGCCGAGGGCCATGATTTTCCTGCTGAAGATCCCTTTATCTGGTACGAAAAGGGTAAATACCGTGCTATTGTAAAAGACATGCATGGTGCCTTTACGGATGCAGGACAAGCTTTGGTGCTATTCGAATCGAATGATGGATTTGATTGGAAACTATCTTCAAACCCTTTGCTTTCAAAATTACAGATTGATAGGGAAGGAGAGGGCATTCTTAAATTGAAGCATTTGGAACGGCCGCAATTGTATCTTGAAAATGGAGCGCCTATGGCTTTGGTCTGCGCTGCAGACACTATTGACGCAAAAGGTATTATCCATTCATGGAACGTTCAAATCCCTATAAAATGA
- a CDS encoding glycoside hydrolase family 2 TIM barrel-domain containing protein has product MKKSPFLILISVLLFSCNSNEKLSGNDTLSLNGDWKFNTIYGEGSNYMNIRETDSDLVIDNTDANIKILGDWRIVTEGERDTYFYGKDYVMHNFTNTDLGGGNKADTSYVRFYPKFKKSGFYEVFSRYPFASNMTAQYNIKHVTGITTKYFNQRVFCNEWNSLGIYEFGNSDEDYVELTAIVSGEVAADAVMFREISEEKYIKAQEEPKRVFLSDFDDSNWYDLKVPGHWGMINDFSNYTGIGWYRKAIELPENWEKGTDDRYYLKFEGVYHLSKVYINGKFIGKNRGGFTPFEFDVTEALNFNGTNVIAVQADNSAIVSATWNWGGIIRDVTLTKNKDIRLDYQYIHADPDLSSGMAQVKLKVRVENNSNAKRTVNVHAQLMHSIEIGTLDGSLEIDPHTSRDIDLETTLDADKVQLWHFDHPKLYSVVTTVSEGGVLLDQRTDDFGIRKIELTDSKMLLNGEPVRLAGYNRVSESRFWGSSEPLEVLEEDVDLMKEAGANFMRIMHGNQNKKLFELCDRKGIMLFEEVNVRDLANDEFRLKYYPLSESQPGGEGVIDPKSEDEEVLMLDEPYVMLKGEHGLDVMKNDYFLPKYWLKKMIERDINHPSIIGWSVGNELNNHYEYGRAAIEYVKKELDPYRLVTCVSNSGQQSEYTPDTDPNTFSDLIMHNMYPWQGEPQDVLDTLRSKWPNKPIFISEFGFGPLPSTGLDVDQDIISEWMEYYRGKNDFVVGTSLWTFNDYRSAYAGTTAEENRVWGVITSWRKKRRLFNRLRREHAPIKDIEVSHIDFEKKTADVRIPIKGREDYPSHTMKGYTLAYQFKNTDGEMVFDKKLRLPILKPEDGEWKGQITWDGLPEQVLDLTLNLVTPTYHSRFNKTLSFQKAITPEIKEIIPGKYAVRVLFDNVPNATEYYVAYSNGDNVVTNSNSTINHFIDIDGLSEDKSYSFKLYAVNDKGVSNPSTTKEVITSSKELPPTIWDSFITDNKLVIGYTSDFDDGNYTVEYGTSKANLNKTFVSNVRGMLSIDLEGEAPVFFRIKRETANGESNWSEIEKAEQKKTVL; this is encoded by the coding sequence ATGAAGAAGAGTCCTTTTTTAATTCTAATTTCTGTATTGCTTTTCAGCTGTAATTCAAATGAGAAGCTTTCTGGCAACGATACACTTTCCTTAAATGGTGATTGGAAATTCAACACCATTTATGGTGAAGGATCCAATTACATGAATATTAGGGAGACGGATAGCGATTTAGTAATAGATAATACAGATGCCAACATAAAAATTCTCGGTGATTGGAGAATTGTCACAGAAGGTGAACGGGATACTTATTTTTATGGTAAAGACTATGTAATGCACAACTTCACCAATACCGATCTAGGGGGTGGCAATAAGGCTGATACTTCCTATGTTAGGTTTTATCCAAAGTTTAAAAAATCAGGGTTTTACGAAGTGTTTTCAAGATATCCCTTTGCTTCAAATATGACGGCACAATACAATATAAAACACGTCACGGGCATTACTACAAAGTATTTCAATCAAAGGGTCTTTTGTAACGAATGGAATAGTCTCGGCATTTATGAATTTGGTAATTCAGATGAAGACTATGTAGAATTGACGGCTATTGTCAGTGGAGAAGTTGCTGCGGATGCCGTTATGTTCCGGGAAATTTCGGAAGAGAAGTATATAAAAGCGCAGGAAGAGCCTAAACGTGTTTTCTTGAGCGATTTTGATGATTCAAACTGGTACGACCTAAAAGTGCCTGGACATTGGGGAATGATCAACGATTTTTCAAATTATACCGGGATTGGATGGTATCGAAAAGCCATAGAACTTCCTGAAAATTGGGAAAAGGGGACCGATGATCGCTATTATTTAAAATTTGAGGGGGTATACCATCTTTCAAAGGTCTATATCAATGGAAAATTTATTGGTAAAAATCGAGGGGGATTTACACCTTTTGAATTTGATGTGACCGAAGCATTGAATTTTAATGGGACAAATGTTATTGCCGTCCAGGCGGATAACAGTGCCATTGTTAGCGCTACCTGGAACTGGGGGGGCATTATTAGGGATGTAACCTTGACCAAAAACAAGGATATACGATTGGATTATCAATATATTCATGCCGATCCCGACCTATCATCGGGCATGGCCCAAGTAAAATTGAAGGTACGTGTTGAAAATAATTCCAATGCAAAGCGAACAGTAAATGTCCATGCTCAACTCATGCATTCTATAGAAATAGGAACCTTGGATGGCAGTCTTGAAATTGACCCGCATACTTCAAGAGATATTGATTTGGAAACCACCTTGGATGCAGATAAAGTGCAGCTTTGGCATTTTGACCATCCTAAACTTTACAGTGTAGTGACCACTGTTTCCGAAGGTGGGGTGCTCTTGGACCAAAGGACAGATGATTTTGGTATACGTAAAATAGAACTTACTGATTCCAAAATGCTTTTAAATGGAGAACCAGTGCGTTTGGCAGGCTACAACAGGGTAAGCGAAAGCCGTTTTTGGGGCTCTTCAGAACCTTTGGAAGTGCTTGAGGAAGATGTTGACCTTATGAAGGAAGCCGGAGCTAATTTTATGCGTATCATGCACGGGAATCAGAACAAAAAACTTTTTGAATTATGTGACAGAAAAGGGATAATGTTGTTTGAAGAAGTCAATGTAAGGGACTTGGCCAATGATGAGTTCCGGTTAAAGTATTATCCGCTGTCCGAATCTCAACCGGGTGGAGAAGGTGTCATTGACCCCAAAAGTGAAGATGAAGAAGTATTGATGCTAGATGAACCCTATGTTATGTTAAAGGGTGAGCATGGACTGGATGTGATGAAGAACGATTATTTCTTGCCAAAGTATTGGTTGAAAAAAATGATTGAACGTGACATCAACCACCCAAGTATCATAGGTTGGAGCGTAGGTAATGAATTGAATAACCATTATGAATATGGCAGGGCCGCCATTGAATATGTAAAAAAGGAACTGGATCCTTATAGACTGGTTACCTGCGTTAGCAATTCTGGTCAGCAATCAGAATATACCCCTGATACGGATCCGAATACCTTTTCAGATTTGATTATGCACAATATGTATCCTTGGCAAGGAGAACCCCAAGATGTATTGGATACACTTAGGTCAAAATGGCCCAATAAGCCCATATTTATATCAGAATTTGGTTTTGGCCCCCTTCCTTCTACAGGATTGGATGTCGATCAAGATATCATCTCAGAATGGATGGAATATTATAGAGGGAAAAATGATTTTGTGGTGGGTACATCGCTCTGGACATTCAATGATTACCGAAGTGCTTACGCTGGAACCACGGCAGAAGAAAATAGGGTATGGGGAGTCATTACTTCTTGGAGAAAGAAAAGGAGATTGTTCAATCGTCTAAGGAGAGAACATGCACCAATAAAAGATATTGAGGTTTCCCATATCGACTTCGAAAAAAAGACTGCCGATGTTCGTATCCCTATTAAAGGCAGAGAGGATTATCCCAGCCACACGATGAAAGGATATACGTTGGCGTATCAATTTAAAAACACTGATGGTGAGATGGTCTTCGATAAAAAATTGAGATTACCCATCTTAAAACCCGAAGACGGGGAATGGAAAGGACAAATTACTTGGGATGGTCTGCCAGAACAAGTATTGGACTTGACCCTTAATCTGGTAACACCGACCTACCATTCAAGATTCAACAAAACCCTTTCCTTCCAAAAAGCAATTACACCAGAAATCAAGGAAATTATTCCGGGGAAGTATGCAGTCAGGGTATTATTTGATAACGTGCCCAACGCTACGGAATATTATGTTGCCTATTCCAATGGTGACAACGTAGTAACAAATTCCAATTCAACCATCAATCATTTTATAGATATTGATGGCCTAAGCGAGGACAAAAGCTACAGTTTTAAACTCTATGCGGTCAACGATAAAGGGGTAAGCAATCCATCCACAACAAAAGAGGTAATCACGAGTAGCAAAGAGTTGCCTCCAACCATTTGGGATTCCTTTATTACCGATAATAAGTTGGTCATTGGGTATACCAGTGATTTTGATGATGGCAATTATACGGTTGAATATGGTACATCCAAAGCTAATTTGAACAAGACGTTTGTCTCCAATGTACGTGGAATGCTATCTATAGACTTAGAAGGAGAGGCGCCTGTTTTCTTCCGAATCAAACGTGAAACTGCAAATGGTGAAAGCAATTGGTCCGAAATAGAGAAGGCGGAACAGAAAAAAACAGTGCTGTAA
- a CDS encoding L-rhamnose mutarotase — MSTNQFRRFTYCITAKKQGVSEILAQIKLEAIQKQLVTGGITAFEGYQKEDIYFLLIDGALDMNSRALADTLSSMVLFSDIQRVLQEDNTPFSFESSVLERIYKLDQKVIFRPEDGQLKTRVGVKKRFVLTLLLQDDPELIAEYKKVHGIGQAWPEITANMKSVGVMDMEIYLHNSQAFLIMDTIPNFDMDVIGPQWQQLPRETEWQEYVAKFQRIHPQDSIQEKWGNMLPI, encoded by the coding sequence ATGAGTACCAATCAATTTCGTCGTTTTACGTATTGCATTACAGCAAAAAAACAAGGCGTTTCTGAAATACTGGCACAAATAAAATTGGAAGCTATTCAAAAACAGCTGGTAACAGGGGGAATAACGGCTTTTGAGGGATATCAAAAAGAGGATATCTATTTTTTATTGATTGACGGGGCACTGGACATGAATAGTAGAGCTTTGGCCGATACTTTATCAAGCATGGTCCTCTTCTCTGATATTCAACGTGTTCTACAAGAAGATAATACTCCCTTTTCTTTTGAATCGTCAGTATTGGAACGTATCTATAAATTGGATCAAAAAGTTATTTTTCGTCCAGAAGATGGGCAGTTAAAAACCAGGGTAGGTGTTAAAAAGCGTTTTGTTTTGACACTTCTTTTACAAGATGATCCGGAATTGATTGCCGAATACAAAAAGGTACATGGCATTGGACAAGCATGGCCGGAAATTACTGCAAACATGAAATCGGTTGGAGTGATGGATATGGAGATTTACCTGCATAATAGCCAAGCCTTTTTAATTATGGACACTATTCCTAATTTTGATATGGACGTCATTGGACCGCAATGGCAGCAGCTTCCAAGGGAAACAGAATGGCAGGAATATGTAGCTAAGTTCCAACGAATTCATCCCCAAGATTCCATTCAGGAGAAATGGGGAAACATGCTACCTATCTAA